One stretch of Streptomyces sp. R21 DNA includes these proteins:
- a CDS encoding D-alanyl-D-alanine carboxypeptidase family protein, protein MQGVRLRRAAATVITTGALIAAGTLGATPATAVTKPTIAAVGGYAMNNGTGTTLYTKAADTKRSTGSTTKIMTAKVVLAQSNLNLDAKVTIQKAYSDYVVANNASQAHLIVGDKVTVRQLLYGLMLPSGCDAAYALADKYGSGTTRAARVKSFIGKMNTAATSLGLHNTHFDSFDGIGNGANYSTPRDLTKIASSAMKNSTFRTVVKTKAYQAKTVTKTGSIRTMDTWKNTNGLLSSYSGAIGVKTGSGPEAKYCLVFAATRGGKTVIGTVLASTSIPARESDATKIMNYGFAL, encoded by the coding sequence ATGCAGGGTGTGCGCCTCCGTAGAGCTGCCGCCACCGTCATCACCACGGGCGCGCTGATCGCGGCCGGAACCCTCGGCGCGACTCCCGCGACCGCCGTCACCAAGCCCACGATCGCCGCTGTCGGCGGCTACGCCATGAACAACGGCACGGGCACCACGCTCTACACCAAGGCCGCGGACACCAAGCGGTCGACCGGCTCCACCACCAAGATCATGACCGCCAAGGTGGTCCTGGCCCAGTCGAACCTGAACCTCGACGCCAAGGTCACGATCCAGAAGGCCTACAGCGACTACGTGGTCGCCAACAACGCCTCGCAGGCCCACCTGATCGTCGGCGACAAGGTCACCGTCCGCCAGCTCCTGTACGGGTTGATGCTGCCGTCCGGCTGCGACGCCGCGTACGCGCTGGCCGACAAGTACGGCTCGGGCACCACGCGTGCCGCGCGCGTGAAGTCGTTCATCGGCAAGATGAACACCGCCGCGACGAGCCTCGGCCTGCACAACACGCACTTCGACTCGTTCGACGGCATCGGCAACGGCGCCAACTACTCGACGCCGCGCGACCTGACGAAGATCGCCAGCAGCGCGATGAAGAACTCGACGTTCCGCACGGTCGTGAAGACCAAGGCGTACCAGGCGAAGACGGTCACCAAGACCGGCAGCATCCGCACGATGGACACGTGGAAGAACACCAACGGGCTGCTCAGCAGCTACAGCGGTGCGATCGGCGTGAAGACCGGCTCCGGCCCCGAGGCCAAGTACTGCCTCGTCTTCGCCGCCACCCGGGGCGGCAAGACGGTCATCGGCACCGTCCTCGCCTCCACGTCCATCCCGGCCCGCGAGTCGGACGCCACCAAGATCATGAACTACGGCTTCGCCCTGTAG
- a CDS encoding GlxA family transcriptional regulator: MPQGSSQRTGPHRVVLIVDENSNPFEMSCAIEVFGLRRPELGRELYDFTLCAADELTRMRDGFFTLTGVAGLAAAEDADTLIVPNRPDTDAPRSREVLDTVRRAHARGARLIGFCSGAFTIAEAGLLDGRRAACHWMWAESFRSRFPRVRLEPDVLFVDDGDILTASGSASALDLGLHVVRRDHGAEIANAVSRRLVFAAHRDGGQRQFVERPVPDVPDESLAPLLAWAQERIGEPLTVVDLAERAAVSPATLHRRFRAQLGTTPLAWLTGERVALACRLIERGEERLDVVAARSGLGSAANLRARLRRETGLSPSAYRRRFGPAAGEGLAV, from the coding sequence ATGCCGCAAGGATCCTCTCAGCGGACGGGCCCGCACCGGGTCGTCCTGATCGTCGACGAGAACTCCAACCCCTTCGAGATGAGCTGCGCCATCGAGGTCTTCGGACTGCGGCGGCCCGAACTCGGCCGTGAGCTGTACGACTTCACGCTCTGCGCGGCGGATGAGCTGACCCGGATGCGGGACGGGTTCTTCACGCTCACCGGGGTCGCCGGGCTGGCGGCGGCCGAGGACGCGGACACGCTGATCGTGCCGAACCGCCCCGACACCGACGCCCCGCGCTCCCGCGAGGTCCTGGACACCGTCCGCCGGGCGCACGCGCGAGGCGCACGGCTGATCGGCTTCTGCTCCGGCGCGTTCACCATCGCCGAGGCGGGGCTGCTCGACGGGCGACGCGCGGCCTGTCACTGGATGTGGGCCGAGTCCTTCCGGTCCCGCTTCCCCCGGGTCCGCCTGGAGCCCGACGTCCTCTTCGTCGACGACGGCGACATCCTCACCGCGTCCGGCAGCGCCTCGGCACTCGACCTCGGCCTGCACGTCGTACGGCGGGACCACGGCGCCGAGATCGCCAACGCGGTCTCGCGCAGGCTCGTGTTCGCGGCCCATCGCGACGGCGGACAGCGGCAGTTCGTGGAACGGCCCGTACCCGACGTACCGGACGAGTCCCTCGCGCCGCTGCTGGCGTGGGCCCAGGAGCGGATCGGCGAACCACTCACCGTCGTGGACCTGGCGGAGCGCGCGGCGGTCTCCCCCGCCACCCTGCACCGCCGCTTCCGCGCCCAGCTCGGCACGACCCCGCTGGCCTGGCTCACCGGGGAGCGGGTCGCGCTGGCCTGCCGGCTGATCGAGCGCGGCGAGGAGCGGCTCGACGTGGTCGCCGCCCGCAGCGGTCTCGGCAGCGCCGCGAACCTGCGGGCGCGGCTGCGGCGGGAGACGGGACTCAGCCCGTCGGCCTATCGGCGGCGTTTCGGACCGGCTGCCGGGGAAGGGCTCGCCGTATGA
- a CDS encoding GntR family transcriptional regulator translates to MPAVAPVSSAPAEGEVSAESTGSAGPAGAVVPAVKQPPAAERVYAHVKQGVLERRYEGGTLLTEGELAEAVGVSRTPVREALLKLEVEGLIKLYPKKGALVLPVSAQEIADVVETRQLVEEHAARKAVPAAPQLIARLEELLAKQKEQAAAGDLAGAAVTDRCFHAEIVRSGGNEILSRLYDQLRDRQLRMGVAVMHAHPDRITKTLTEHEEILEALRSGDAEAVVGIIHRHVSWFSNLARGEVR, encoded by the coding sequence ATGCCTGCCGTCGCCCCCGTGTCTTCCGCGCCCGCCGAGGGTGAAGTCTCCGCCGAGTCGACGGGATCTGCCGGTCCCGCCGGTGCTGTTGTTCCCGCCGTGAAGCAGCCCCCCGCCGCCGAGCGCGTCTACGCGCACGTCAAGCAGGGTGTCCTGGAGCGCCGCTACGAGGGCGGGACACTGCTCACCGAGGGCGAGCTGGCCGAGGCGGTCGGGGTCTCGCGCACCCCGGTCCGCGAGGCGCTGCTCAAGCTGGAGGTCGAGGGGCTGATCAAGCTCTACCCGAAGAAGGGCGCACTCGTCCTGCCCGTCTCCGCCCAGGAGATCGCGGACGTGGTCGAGACCCGGCAGCTGGTCGAGGAGCACGCGGCGCGCAAGGCCGTCCCCGCCGCCCCGCAGCTGATCGCCCGGCTCGAGGAGCTGCTGGCGAAGCAGAAGGAGCAGGCCGCCGCCGGGGACCTGGCCGGCGCCGCCGTCACCGACCGCTGCTTCCACGCCGAGATCGTCCGCAGCGGAGGCAACGAGATCCTCTCGCGGCTCTACGACCAACTGCGCGACCGGCAGCTGAGGATGGGCGTCGCCGTCATGCACGCCCACCCCGACCGGATCACCAAGACGCTCACCGAGCACGAGGAGATCCTCGAAGCGCTGCGCTCCGGCGACGCGGAGGCGGTTGTCGGCATCATCCACCGGCACGTCAGCTGGTTCTCCAACCTGGCCCGGGGCGAGGTCCGATGA
- a CDS encoding LURP-one-related/scramblase family protein, whose protein sequence is MRFLVRDRLLGFGDDYWIENDHGDKVFLVDGKAMRLRDTFELKDTHGRVLIDIHQKMFALRDTMIIERDGDPLATIKRKRLSLLRNHYRVCLVDGTELDVSGKILDREFAVDYDGELLAQISRRWLHVRETYGVDVVRDDADPALLIAVAVCVIHLAEKERGED, encoded by the coding sequence ATGAGATTCCTGGTACGCGACCGGCTCCTCGGCTTCGGCGACGACTACTGGATCGAGAACGACCACGGCGACAAGGTCTTCCTCGTCGACGGCAAGGCCATGCGGCTGCGCGACACCTTCGAGCTGAAGGACACGCACGGGCGGGTCCTCATCGACATCCACCAGAAGATGTTCGCGCTGCGCGACACGATGATCATCGAGCGGGACGGTGACCCGCTCGCGACCATCAAGCGCAAGCGGCTCTCCCTGCTGCGCAACCACTACCGCGTGTGCCTGGTCGACGGCACCGAACTCGACGTCAGCGGCAAGATCCTGGACCGCGAGTTCGCCGTCGACTACGACGGTGAACTCCTCGCCCAGATCTCCCGCCGCTGGCTGCACGTCCGGGAGACGTACGGCGTCGACGTCGTACGCGACGACGCGGACCCGGCGCTGCTGATCGCGGTGGCGGTGTGTGTGATCCACCTGGCGGAGAAGGAGCGCGGGGAGGACTGA
- a CDS encoding maleylpyruvate isomerase family mycothiol-dependent enzyme translates to MSLHPSLQSYADAWTHSIEAITELVTPLVEGEWNRRTPCPGWSVRDIVSHVIGLDCEMLGDPRPIHTLPRDLYHVTNEHQRYMEMQVDVRRHHTAPEMTSELEYTVIRRNRQLRNESRLPDKKVRGPLGSEWTLEEAMRERAFDVWVHEQDLRAALGRPGNLDSPGAYIARDELLAALAGVVAKDAGAPANSAVVFDVHGPVEFLRTVRVDAEGNGSVDGAPSLGPAATLTLDWETYVRLACGRVSPDAVADRIKTEGDPDLAGAILRNFAVTK, encoded by the coding sequence GTGAGTCTGCATCCCAGCCTTCAGTCCTACGCCGACGCCTGGACCCACTCGATCGAAGCGATAACCGAGCTGGTCACGCCGCTGGTCGAGGGTGAGTGGAACCGGCGGACGCCCTGCCCCGGCTGGTCGGTGCGCGACATCGTCTCCCATGTCATCGGTCTCGACTGCGAGATGCTCGGCGACCCGCGCCCCATCCACACGCTCCCGCGCGACCTCTACCACGTGACGAACGAGCACCAGCGGTACATGGAGATGCAGGTCGACGTCCGCCGCCATCACACGGCGCCGGAGATGACGTCGGAGCTGGAGTACACGGTCATCCGCCGCAACCGCCAGCTGCGCAACGAGTCGCGGCTGCCGGACAAGAAGGTGCGCGGCCCGCTCGGCAGCGAGTGGACCCTCGAAGAGGCCATGCGGGAGCGGGCGTTCGACGTGTGGGTGCACGAGCAGGACCTGCGTGCGGCGCTGGGCCGCCCGGGCAACCTCGACTCGCCGGGTGCGTACATCGCCCGCGACGAGCTGCTGGCCGCGCTGGCCGGGGTGGTCGCCAAGGACGCCGGTGCGCCCGCGAATTCGGCGGTCGTCTTCGACGTCCACGGTCCCGTCGAGTTCCTCCGCACGGTCCGCGTCGACGCGGAGGGCAACGGCTCGGTCGACGGCGCCCCCTCCCTCGGCCCGGCCGCCACCCTCACCCTCGACTGGGAGACCTACGTCCGCCTCGCCTGCGGCCGCGTCTCCCCCGACGCCGTCGCGGACCGCATCAAGACGGAGGGCGACCCGGATCTGGCGGGCGCGATCCTGCGGAACTTCGCGGTGACCAAGTAG
- a CDS encoding carbon-nitrogen family hydrolase gives MRASLIQIAVDEGESVDSRRQRVAALVRDHVREQGGVDLVVLPELWTTGAFAYEAFAAEAEPLDGPTHELMAKVASDAGVWLHAGSIPERDPEGPLYNTSLVFSPAGELAAAYRKIHRFGFDKGEAVLMGAGTDLVTVALPETTLGIATCYDLRFPELFRGLVDAGAETLVLSAGWPERRRSHWTLLAQARAVENQAFVLACGTAGTHAGVPQAGHSIVVDPWGEVLAEAGGDEEILTVEFDPGKVAETREQFPALKDRLLGLATPRR, from the coding sequence GTGCGCGCCTCTCTCATCCAGATCGCCGTAGACGAGGGTGAATCGGTCGATTCCCGCAGGCAGCGCGTGGCGGCTCTGGTGCGGGACCACGTACGCGAACAGGGCGGAGTCGATCTCGTCGTCCTGCCCGAGCTGTGGACGACCGGCGCGTTCGCCTACGAGGCGTTCGCCGCGGAGGCCGAGCCGCTCGACGGGCCCACCCACGAGTTGATGGCGAAGGTGGCGAGCGACGCGGGCGTCTGGCTGCACGCGGGCTCGATCCCCGAGCGGGACCCCGAGGGCCCCCTCTACAACACCTCGCTCGTCTTCTCGCCCGCCGGTGAACTCGCCGCCGCGTACCGCAAGATCCATCGCTTCGGCTTCGACAAGGGCGAGGCCGTGCTGATGGGCGCGGGCACGGACCTGGTGACCGTCGCGCTGCCAGAGACCACCCTTGGCATCGCCACCTGCTACGACCTGCGCTTCCCCGAGCTCTTCCGCGGGCTCGTCGACGCGGGCGCCGAGACCCTCGTCCTCTCGGCGGGCTGGCCCGAGCGGCGCCGCTCCCACTGGACGCTGCTGGCACAGGCGCGGGCCGTGGAGAACCAGGCGTTCGTGCTCGCCTGTGGAACGGCCGGTACGCACGCGGGAGTTCCCCAGGCCGGGCACTCGATCGTGGTCGACCCCTGGGGCGAGGTCCTCGCGGAGGCGGGCGGTGACGAGGAGATCCTCACGGTCGAGTTCGACCCCGGGAAGGTCGCCGAGACCAGGGAACAGTTCCCGGCACTGAAGGACCGGCTGCTGGGGCTGGCGACGCCCCGCCGCTGA
- a CDS encoding nitrate/nitrite transporter: MSFPKSSGGSVALPGDPPGGRRAVAVWGIGVSVYFVAVIFRTSLGVAGLDAVDRFHVGASALSTFSILQLLVYAGMQIPVGLLVDRLGTKRVLTIGVVLFTAGQLGFAFSASYGMALASRALLGCGDAMTFISVLRLGTRWFPARRGPMVAQFAGLAGMAGNLVSTLVIARLLHGVGWTAAFAGSAAAGVVVLVLLLLFLKDHPEGHEPEPFPHRGAAYVRRQILASWREPGTRLGLWVHFTTQFPAMVFLLLWGMPFLVEAQGLSRATAGELLTLVVLSNMLVGLVYGQVVARHHAARLPLALGTVAATAVVWAGVLVYPGEHAPMWVLVVLCTVLGACGPASMIGFDFARPANPPERQGTASGITNMGGFVASMTTLLAIGVLLDATGDNYRIAFAAVFVLQAVGLSQIFRLRGQAARRERERLVASRVETVHVPA; the protein is encoded by the coding sequence ATGAGCTTCCCGAAGAGTTCCGGGGGGTCCGTCGCCCTCCCCGGCGATCCGCCCGGCGGCCGCCGGGCCGTCGCCGTCTGGGGCATCGGCGTCTCCGTCTACTTCGTCGCCGTCATCTTCCGTACGTCACTGGGCGTGGCCGGACTCGACGCGGTGGACCGCTTCCACGTGGGCGCCTCCGCGCTCTCCACCTTCTCGATCCTTCAACTGCTCGTGTACGCGGGCATGCAGATACCCGTCGGCCTGCTGGTCGACCGGCTCGGCACCAAGAGGGTGCTGACCATCGGCGTCGTGCTGTTCACGGCGGGGCAGCTGGGCTTCGCCTTCTCCGCCTCGTACGGCATGGCGCTGGCGTCGCGCGCGCTGCTCGGCTGCGGCGACGCGATGACCTTCATCAGCGTGCTGCGGCTCGGCACCCGGTGGTTCCCCGCCCGACGCGGCCCGATGGTCGCGCAGTTCGCCGGTCTCGCGGGCATGGCGGGCAACCTCGTCTCGACGCTCGTCATCGCCCGGCTGCTGCACGGCGTGGGCTGGACGGCGGCCTTCGCGGGCAGCGCGGCCGCCGGCGTGGTGGTCCTCGTACTCCTGCTGCTGTTCCTGAAGGACCACCCCGAGGGCCACGAGCCCGAGCCGTTCCCGCACCGGGGTGCCGCGTACGTCCGCCGGCAGATCCTCGCGTCCTGGCGGGAGCCCGGCACCCGGCTGGGCCTGTGGGTGCACTTCACGACACAGTTCCCGGCGATGGTGTTCCTGCTGCTGTGGGGGATGCCGTTCCTCGTCGAGGCGCAGGGGCTCTCGCGGGCCACGGCCGGTGAACTGCTGACGCTCGTCGTCCTGTCCAACATGCTGGTGGGACTGGTCTACGGGCAGGTCGTGGCCCGGCATCACGCGGCGCGGCTTCCGCTGGCGCTCGGCACGGTGGCCGCGACCGCCGTCGTCTGGGCCGGCGTGCTGGTGTACCCCGGGGAGCACGCGCCGATGTGGGTGCTCGTCGTGCTGTGCACGGTGCTCGGGGCGTGCGGGCCCGCGTCCATGATCGGGTTCGACTTCGCGCGGCCCGCCAATCCGCCGGAGCGGCAGGGGACGGCGTCCGGGATCACCAACATGGGGGGCTTCGTGGCCTCCATGACCACGTTGCTGGCGATCGGGGTGCTGCTGGACGCCACCGGTGACAACTACCGGATCGCCTTCGCCGCGGTGTTCGTTCTTCAGGCGGTGGGGCTGAGTCAGATCTTCCGGTTGCGCGGGCAGGCGGCTCGGCGGGAGCGGGAGCGGCTCGTCGCCAGTCGGGTGGAGACGGTGCACGTGCCGGCGTAG
- a CDS encoding NHL domain-containing thioredoxin family protein has translation MNDSAPAPAPRRARVRAPELIGKGGWLNTGDAQYTLADLRGRIVILDFWTFCCINCLHVLDELRELEEKHRDTVVIIGVHSPKFVHEADHRAVVDAVERYGVEHPVLDDPELATWKQYAVRAWPTLVVIDPEGYIVAMHGGEGHVHAIEKLVQGLETEHAAKGTLRRGDGPYVAPEPEPTVLRFPGKALALPNGNFLVSDTTRHQLVELAADGESVVRRIGSGVRAFADGTAEAAGFSEPQGLALVEDGTAVVVADTVNHALRRLDLASGDVTTLAGTGRQWWQGSPTSGPAREVDLSSPWDVAEFGGRVWIAMAGVHQLWAYDPADGTVAVTAGTTNEGLVDGPGDEAWFAQPSGLAATADRLWFADSETSALRWVDLEGAVHTAVGTGLFDFGHRDGAAEQALLQHPLGVTALPDGSVAISDTYNHALRRYDPATGEVTTLATDLREPSDAVLVGDDIVVVESARHRLTRLRLPEEAVRVESVAHRTQRAATEVAAGALRLDVVFQAPAGQKLDIRYGPSTRLLVSSTPPELLLGGEGAGTDLSRTLELNPAVAEGVLHVSAMAASCDDTASNSGSAAGANAYPACHVHQQDWGVPVRLTEGGADRLPLVLAGMDG, from the coding sequence ATGAACGACTCCGCCCCGGCACCCGCACCCCGCCGAGCCCGTGTCCGCGCCCCCGAGCTGATCGGCAAGGGCGGCTGGCTGAACACGGGAGACGCTCAGTACACCCTCGCCGACCTGCGAGGACGTATCGTCATCCTGGATTTCTGGACGTTTTGCTGCATCAACTGTCTGCATGTCCTGGACGAGCTGCGGGAGCTGGAGGAGAAGCACCGGGACACGGTGGTGATCATCGGGGTGCACTCGCCGAAGTTCGTCCATGAGGCCGACCACCGGGCGGTCGTGGACGCCGTGGAGCGGTACGGCGTCGAGCACCCCGTCCTCGACGACCCCGAGCTCGCCACCTGGAAGCAGTACGCGGTGCGGGCCTGGCCGACGCTCGTGGTGATCGACCCCGAGGGGTACATCGTCGCGATGCACGGCGGCGAGGGGCATGTGCACGCCATCGAGAAGCTGGTGCAAGGACTGGAGACCGAGCACGCGGCGAAGGGCACGCTACGGCGCGGGGACGGGCCGTACGTGGCGCCGGAGCCCGAGCCCACGGTGCTCCGCTTCCCGGGCAAGGCGCTCGCCCTGCCGAACGGGAACTTCCTGGTCAGCGACACGACCCGGCATCAGCTGGTCGAGCTGGCGGCGGACGGCGAGAGCGTCGTGCGGCGGATCGGCTCCGGGGTGCGCGCATTCGCGGACGGTACGGCCGAGGCGGCCGGGTTCAGCGAGCCGCAGGGGCTGGCGCTCGTCGAGGACGGGACCGCGGTCGTCGTCGCCGACACCGTGAACCACGCGCTGCGCCGCCTCGACCTCGCGAGCGGTGACGTGACGACGCTCGCCGGGACCGGGCGGCAGTGGTGGCAGGGCTCGCCGACGTCCGGGCCCGCGCGCGAGGTCGACCTGTCCTCGCCGTGGGACGTGGCCGAGTTCGGCGGCCGGGTGTGGATCGCCATGGCCGGGGTGCACCAGCTGTGGGCGTACGACCCGGCCGACGGGACCGTCGCCGTCACGGCCGGTACGACCAACGAGGGGCTCGTGGACGGGCCGGGCGACGAGGCCTGGTTCGCACAGCCCTCCGGGCTCGCCGCCACCGCCGACCGGCTCTGGTTCGCCGACTCCGAGACGTCGGCCCTGCGCTGGGTGGACCTCGAAGGCGCCGTGCACACCGCCGTAGGCACCGGCCTCTTCGACTTCGGGCACCGGGACGGTGCCGCCGAACAGGCCCTGCTCCAGCACCCGTTGGGTGTCACCGCGCTGCCCGACGGCTCGGTCGCGATCAGCGACACGTACAACCACGCGCTGCGCCGCTACGACCCCGCGACCGGCGAAGTCACCACGCTGGCCACGGACCTGCGGGAGCCGAGCGACGCCGTCCTCGTCGGGGACGACATCGTGGTCGTCGAGTCCGCCCGGCACCGGCTGACCCGGCTGCGGCTGCCCGAGGAGGCCGTACGGGTGGAGTCGGTCGCCCATCGCACCCAGCGCGCGGCGACCGAAGTGGCCGCCGGCGCTCTCCGGTTGGACGTGGTCTTCCAGGCCCCGGCAGGGCAGAAGCTCGACATCCGGTACGGGCCCTCGACCCGGCTGCTGGTCTCCTCCACCCCGCCCGAGCTGCTGCTCGGCGGCGAGGGCGCGGGGACCGATCTCTCCCGCACCCTGGAGCTGAACCCGGCGGTGGCGGAGGGCGTCCTGCACGTCTCCGCGATGGCCGCGTCCTGCGACGACACTGCATCCAATAGCGGCTCCGCCGCGGGTGCCAACGCATACCCGGCGTGCCATGTGCACCAGCAGGACTGGGGTGTTCCGGTCCGCCTCACCGAGGGCGGTGCGGACCGGCTTCCGCTGGTGCTGGCAGGCATGGACGGCTGA
- a CDS encoding DUF4232 domain-containing protein: MRTALRKNTVLALAAVAALSLSLTACGGDDSASGATHTKSSKGTKSADSSSTAGSTGSSGTSGSTSVDASGSTTADKSSSSGATGGSGSANAGTTTAGTAMCKANDLDFVFEELQQGTESAHLLITATNTGPKCVVKGIPIVTPGEMNGDVPHSGDDNAAQRIVLASGNKVYSAIVLDPTKQGGDSWDLVRLSMDTGSTDSAPQNLVTQKLKSSVTSGPDLAVTNWNTAKPYNF, translated from the coding sequence ATGCGTACCGCACTCCGCAAGAACACCGTCCTCGCCCTCGCCGCCGTCGCGGCCCTCTCGCTCTCGCTGACGGCCTGCGGCGGAGACGACTCCGCGTCGGGCGCGACACACACGAAGAGCTCGAAGGGCACCAAGTCGGCCGACTCGTCGTCGACCGCCGGGTCCACCGGTTCTTCCGGCACCTCCGGTTCCACGTCGGTCGACGCGAGCGGGTCCACGACCGCCGACAAGTCGTCCTCCTCCGGCGCCACCGGCGGCAGCGGGTCGGCGAACGCCGGTACCACGACCGCCGGGACGGCCATGTGCAAGGCCAACGACCTCGACTTCGTCTTCGAGGAGCTGCAGCAGGGCACCGAGTCGGCGCACCTTCTGATCACGGCCACCAACACGGGCCCCAAGTGCGTCGTCAAGGGCATCCCGATCGTCACGCCCGGCGAGATGAACGGCGACGTGCCGCACTCCGGCGACGACAACGCCGCCCAGCGGATCGTCCTGGCCTCCGGCAACAAGGTCTACTCGGCGATCGTCCTCGACCCCACGAAGCAGGGCGGCGACTCCTGGGACCTCGTGCGCCTGTCGATGGACACCGGCAGCACCGACTCGGCCCCCCAGAACCTGGTGACGCAGAAGCTGAAGTCGAGCGTCACCTCGGGCCCCGACCTGGCCGTGACCAACTGGAACACGGCCAAGCCGTACAACTTCTGA
- a CDS encoding cupin domain-containing protein has product MTTEPTSKSPGPTSTSPEPVSLAEALASFDDLWSPRIVTAVNDYDVRVAKVEGEHLWHTHDHTDEFFLVVEGELHIALRETSGERTVVLPRGSVFTVPRGTEHKPSAPSGASILMFEPTGTLTVGDRHDEIPDHVDATTGHALS; this is encoded by the coding sequence ATGACCACCGAACCCACCTCCAAGAGCCCCGGACCCACCTCCACAAGCCCCGAACCCGTCTCCCTGGCCGAGGCCCTCGCCTCCTTCGACGACCTGTGGAGTCCCCGCATCGTCACCGCCGTCAACGACTACGACGTACGCGTCGCCAAGGTCGAGGGCGAGCACCTCTGGCACACCCACGACCACACGGACGAGTTCTTCCTGGTGGTGGAGGGCGAACTGCACATCGCGCTCCGGGAGACGTCCGGCGAGCGCACCGTCGTCCTCCCCCGGGGCTCCGTCTTCACGGTCCCGCGCGGCACCGAGCACAAGCCGAGCGCCCCGTCCGGCGCCTCGATCCTGATGTTCGAGCCCACCGGCACCCTCACAGTCGGCGACCGCCACGACGAGATCCCCGACCACGTGGACGCCACCACGGGCCACGCGCTGAGCTGA